Proteins encoded together in one Hymenobacter monticola window:
- a CDS encoding N-formylglutamate amidohydrolase, with protein MQLFDLTRPAAPLLPIVISVPHAGTAFPDDIQAELRPSLLPPDDTDWFVHRLYDFATELGLPILKANYSRWVVDLNRNPDSSPLYHDGRVLTGLCTSTTFLGEPIYQDERTVVAPDEVARRKALYFEPYHEALQQLLDETKARFGQVLLWDCHSIRRQVPAIHNGPFPDLILGSADEASASAALIQQALEQLGSGSYSLSHNTPFKGGYITRHFGRPEAQQHALQLEMAKDVYMDDTEQAYSPERATQIRAVLRQTLSTLGQSLFTA; from the coding sequence ATGCAGCTTTTTGACCTTACCCGCCCCGCCGCCCCACTTCTTCCCATCGTCATCAGCGTACCCCACGCCGGCACTGCCTTTCCCGACGACATCCAAGCCGAGCTCAGGCCAAGCCTGCTGCCCCCCGACGATACCGACTGGTTCGTGCACCGGCTCTACGATTTTGCCACCGAGCTGGGGCTGCCCATACTTAAAGCTAATTATAGCCGCTGGGTGGTCGACTTGAACCGCAACCCCGACAGCAGTCCCCTTTACCACGACGGCCGCGTGCTCACCGGCCTGTGCACTAGCACCACCTTCCTGGGCGAACCCATTTACCAAGACGAACGCACCGTAGTGGCGCCCGACGAAGTAGCTCGCCGCAAAGCCCTCTACTTCGAACCCTATCATGAAGCCCTTCAACAGCTGCTCGATGAAACCAAAGCTCGCTTCGGCCAGGTGCTGCTCTGGGACTGCCACTCCATCCGCCGCCAGGTGCCGGCCATTCACAACGGCCCGTTCCCGGACCTGATTCTGGGCAGCGCCGATGAGGCTTCCGCTTCTGCCGCGCTGATTCAGCAGGCGTTGGAACAGCTTGGCAGCGGGTCGTATTCGCTCAGCCACAACACGCCTTTCAAGGGCGGCTACATCACCCGGCATTTTGGGCGGCCCGAGGCGCAGCAGCACGCGCTGCAGCTGGAAATGGCCAAAGACGTGTACATGGACGACACCGAACAAGCCTATAGCCCGGAGCGGGCCACTCAGATTCGCGCCGTCCTGCGCCAGACGCTGAGCACACTGGGCCAGTCGCTTTTCACTGCTTAA
- the hutF gene encoding formimidoylglutamate deiminase, whose protein sequence is MTTYYRFSSLLLKDGWLSPAYVGVNAQGLIEYLAAEPPIGPEISIEKVEGAALPGFQNAHSHAFQYGMAGHAEQHEPGTRDDFWSWREAMYACAETFSPEQNEQVATTLYRHLLRNGYTSVVEFHYLHHDPTGRPYANLAEMGERLVAAARTAGIKITLVPVFYQKGDFGREPAPRQRRFISPTLDAYLKLLDASRPAVAAYERASLGFGVHSLRAVEAADVLATHAQGPAELPFHLHAAEQTLEVERCQAHLGARPVEWLVDNLPLNERFHLVHCTHLTPAEITRLAQSGAHVVLCPGTEGNLGDGIFSLVDYAEAGGRWSIGTDSHISLNPLEDLRWLDYGQRLIHRRRNIFADGASVLVDKTFFAGHRAAGRTPANYFALGQPLDAVVYDLKQPLLAQAGTAHLLPALVYTADPTAILGTLVDGQWAYRAGEADASAR, encoded by the coding sequence ATGACGACTTATTACCGTTTCTCCTCCCTGCTGCTGAAAGACGGCTGGCTCAGCCCCGCTTACGTGGGCGTGAATGCGCAAGGCCTCATCGAATACCTCGCCGCAGAGCCGCCCATCGGCCCCGAAATCAGCATCGAAAAGGTAGAAGGCGCGGCCCTGCCGGGCTTCCAGAACGCTCACTCGCACGCTTTCCAGTACGGCATGGCCGGGCACGCCGAGCAGCACGAGCCCGGCACGCGCGACGATTTCTGGAGCTGGCGCGAGGCGATGTACGCCTGCGCCGAGACCTTCTCGCCCGAGCAGAACGAGCAGGTGGCCACCACCCTCTACCGCCATCTGCTGCGCAACGGCTACACCTCGGTAGTCGAATTTCACTACCTGCACCACGACCCCACCGGCCGCCCCTACGCCAACCTGGCCGAGATGGGCGAGCGCCTGGTGGCTGCCGCCCGCACGGCCGGCATCAAAATCACGCTGGTGCCGGTGTTTTACCAGAAGGGCGATTTCGGCCGTGAGCCCGCGCCCCGGCAGCGCCGCTTCATCTCGCCCACGCTCGACGCTTACTTGAAGTTGCTCGACGCCAGTCGCCCGGCCGTGGCAGCCTACGAGCGCGCCAGCCTGGGCTTCGGCGTGCACTCGCTCCGGGCCGTGGAAGCAGCCGACGTGCTGGCCACCCACGCCCAAGGCCCCGCGGAACTGCCCTTTCACCTGCACGCCGCCGAGCAAACCCTGGAAGTAGAGCGCTGCCAGGCCCACCTCGGCGCCCGCCCGGTGGAGTGGCTGGTCGACAACCTGCCGCTGAATGAGCGGTTCCACCTCGTGCACTGCACCCACCTCACGCCCGCCGAAATCACCCGCCTAGCTCAGTCCGGCGCCCATGTGGTGCTCTGCCCCGGCACCGAGGGCAACCTCGGCGACGGCATCTTCTCGCTGGTCGACTACGCCGAAGCAGGCGGCCGCTGGTCCATTGGCACCGACAGCCACATCAGCCTCAACCCGCTGGAAGACCTGCGCTGGCTCGATTACGGGCAGCGCCTCATTCACCGCCGCCGCAACATCTTCGCCGATGGAGCCTCAGTACTGGTTGATAAAACCTTCTTTGCCGGCCACCGTGCCGCCGGCCGCACCCCCGCCAACTACTTCGCATTGGGCCAGCCCCTCGACGCCGTGGTGTACGACCTGAAGCAGCCCCTGCTGGCCCAGGCCGGCACCGCGCACCTACTGCCTGCCCTCGTCTACACTGCCGACCCCACGGCCATTCTCGGCACGCTGGTAGACGGGCAATGGGCCTACCGGGCGGGGGAAGCCGATGCTAGCGCACGCTGA
- the plsX gene encoding phosphate acyltransferase PlsX, whose amino-acid sequence MKIALDAMGGDFAPQAAVAGALLAAEQLAGRATIVLIGQPDAVQPLLQAAGPASAALEFIPASQVIDMGEHPAKAFQQKQDSSIAIGYKMLLAGEVDAFCSAGNTGAMLVGAMFTVKTVPGVMRPAIANFLPKLNSEFGILLDVGANAECKPEMLEQFGELGSLYAQYVLGITQPKVGLMNLGEEEGKGTPNTQAAYQLLKVNPHVNFVGNLEGRDLFDDKADVIVCDGFTGNVILKMAESIYDIMNHKGMMDPFIAKFNYEAVGGSPILGINDNAIIGHGSSTPLAICNMLVQGFQMADSGIVDQIKATFKS is encoded by the coding sequence ATGAAAATAGCCCTCGACGCAATGGGCGGCGATTTCGCCCCCCAAGCCGCCGTGGCGGGTGCCCTGCTGGCCGCCGAGCAACTGGCGGGCCGGGCCACCATCGTCCTCATTGGCCAGCCCGATGCCGTGCAACCCCTGTTGCAAGCCGCCGGCCCGGCCAGCGCGGCCCTCGAATTTATTCCCGCGTCGCAGGTCATCGACATGGGCGAGCACCCCGCCAAAGCCTTCCAGCAGAAGCAGGATTCCAGCATTGCCATAGGGTATAAAATGCTATTGGCCGGCGAAGTCGATGCGTTTTGCTCGGCCGGCAATACCGGCGCCATGCTGGTGGGCGCCATGTTCACGGTGAAGACCGTGCCTGGCGTGATGCGCCCGGCCATTGCCAATTTCCTGCCCAAGCTCAATAGCGAGTTCGGCATTTTGCTGGACGTGGGCGCCAATGCCGAATGCAAGCCCGAAATGCTGGAGCAATTCGGCGAGTTGGGCTCGCTCTATGCCCAGTACGTGCTGGGCATTACCCAACCCAAAGTGGGCTTGATGAACCTGGGCGAAGAAGAAGGCAAGGGCACTCCCAACACCCAAGCTGCCTACCAGCTGCTGAAAGTGAACCCGCACGTGAACTTCGTAGGCAACTTGGAAGGCCGTGACTTGTTCGATGACAAGGCCGACGTTATTGTGTGCGACGGCTTTACGGGCAACGTGATTCTGAAAATGGCAGAATCCATCTACGACATCATGAACCACAAAGGCATGATGGACCCGTTTATCGCCAAATTCAACTACGAAGCCGTTGGTGGCTCGCCCATTTTGGGCATCAACGACAACGCCATCATCGGGCATGGCAGCAGCACCCCGCTGGCCATCTGCAACATGCTGGTGCAGGGCTTCCAGATGGCCGATTCCGGTATTGTAGACCAGATTAAAGCCACGTTTAAGTCGTAG
- the accB gene encoding acetyl-CoA carboxylase biotin carboxyl carrier protein: MKAKELQELLDFIAKSGLNKVNIETEEFKISVQREPNVKQVMSAAPAPAAAPAPVHAAPAAASAPAAAPAAAAAPAEAAGGNYKPLKAPMIGTFYRSSGPDAPAFVQVGDMVEKGQVICIIEAMKLFNEIEAEESGRIVKALVENATPVEYDQPLFLIE, translated from the coding sequence ATGAAAGCCAAAGAACTCCAAGAGCTGCTCGATTTTATTGCCAAATCGGGCCTCAACAAGGTCAACATTGAAACCGAGGAATTTAAAATCTCGGTGCAGCGCGAGCCTAACGTGAAGCAGGTGATGAGCGCCGCCCCGGCCCCAGCCGCCGCCCCGGCCCCGGTTCACGCCGCCCCGGCAGCTGCTTCGGCCCCCGCTGCTGCTCCGGCAGCCGCTGCTGCCCCGGCCGAAGCCGCTGGTGGCAACTACAAGCCGCTGAAAGCCCCAATGATTGGCACGTTCTACCGCAGCAGCGGGCCCGACGCGCCGGCCTTCGTGCAGGTGGGCGACATGGTGGAGAAAGGCCAGGTTATCTGCATCATCGAAGCCATGAAGCTTTTCAACGAGATTGAAGCCGAGGAAAGCGGCCGCATCGTGAAGGCCCTGGTGGAGAATGCTACGCCGGTGGAATACGACCAGCCGCTGTTTTTGATTGAGTAG
- the efp gene encoding elongation factor P, giving the protein MASTADFRNGLVLNYNNELHVITEFQHVKPGKGPAFVRTKMRNIKTGRTIDNTFNAGVKVETARVEQRPHQFLYKDDYGYTFMNKDDFEQVVLPEEMVPFADLMKEGQDVTILMHAETEMPLTAELPTTVDLVVTYTEPGLRGDTATNTLKPATVETGARIQVPLFIDVDTKIRIKTSDYSYVERVK; this is encoded by the coding sequence ATGGCATCAACCGCCGACTTCCGCAACGGGCTCGTTCTTAACTACAACAACGAGCTGCACGTCATCACCGAGTTTCAGCACGTGAAGCCCGGCAAGGGCCCCGCCTTTGTGCGCACCAAGATGCGCAACATCAAAACCGGCCGCACCATCGACAACACTTTCAACGCCGGCGTGAAGGTGGAAACGGCCCGCGTGGAGCAGCGCCCGCACCAGTTCCTCTACAAGGACGACTACGGCTACACGTTCATGAACAAGGACGATTTCGAGCAAGTGGTGCTGCCCGAGGAAATGGTGCCCTTTGCCGACCTGATGAAGGAAGGCCAGGACGTGACCATCCTCATGCACGCCGAAACCGAGATGCCCCTCACCGCCGAACTGCCCACCACGGTGGACCTCGTGGTGACGTACACCGAGCCCGGCCTGCGCGGCGACACCGCTACCAACACCCTGAAGCCGGCCACGGTGGAAACCGGCGCCCGCATCCAGGTGCCGCTGTTCATTGACGTGGACACCAAAATCCGCATCAAAACCAGCGACTACAGCTACGTGGAACGCGTGAAGTAA
- a CDS encoding YceD family protein, with the protein MKKESKYDLNLAKLALKTHHFEFELGPDFFALFEEPLVEQGQLHADVELIKTERLMTLNFHITGTVQLTCDRSLDEFDQPLDIEEQLLVRFGDENKELDDNVLQITPDTQTLPLAQHLYDYIGLALPMKKLHPRFQDEADDNPDAETKLIFTTRNENEGPDDDEPADPRWAALRNLN; encoded by the coding sequence GTGAAAAAAGAAAGTAAATACGACCTCAATCTGGCCAAGCTGGCGCTGAAAACGCACCACTTCGAGTTCGAGTTGGGTCCTGATTTTTTTGCCTTGTTTGAGGAGCCGCTGGTGGAGCAAGGCCAATTGCACGCCGACGTGGAGCTCATCAAGACCGAGCGTCTGATGACGCTTAACTTTCACATTACCGGCACCGTGCAGCTCACCTGCGACCGCAGCCTCGATGAGTTCGACCAGCCCCTCGACATTGAGGAGCAGCTTCTGGTGCGCTTTGGCGATGAGAACAAGGAGCTGGACGACAACGTGCTGCAAATCACGCCCGACACCCAGACCCTGCCGCTGGCCCAGCACCTCTACGACTACATCGGCCTGGCCCTGCCCATGAAGAAGCTGCACCCGCGCTTCCAGGACGAGGCCGACGACAACCCCGACGCCGAAACCAAGCTCATCTTCACGACCCGCAACGAAAACGAGGGCCCCGACGACGACGAGCCGGCCGACCCGCGCTGGGCCGCCCTGCGCAACCTGAATTGA
- the accC gene encoding acetyl-CoA carboxylase biotin carboxylase subunit: MFKKILIANRGEIALRIIRTCKEMGIKTVAVYSTADKESLHVKFADEAVCIGPPASKDSYLSMPNLIAACEITNADAIHPGYGFLSENAEFSRICAENGIKFIGASPEMINKMGDKATAKDTMKKAGVPCVPGSEGLLESAEQGRKIAAKIKYPVMLKATAGGGGRGMRVINSDEEFQKAWDDARTESKAAFGNDGMYLEKFVEEPRHIEIQVVGDQFGHVCHLSERDCSIQRRHQKLVEESPSPFMTDALREKMGAAAVKGASSIGYEGVGTIEFLVDKNRDFYFMEMNTRIQVEHPVTEEVVSYDLIKEQIKVAAGIPISGKNYIPQLHAMECRINAEDPRHNFRPTPGKITTLHIPGGHGVRVDTHVYAGYTIPPNYDSMIAKLITVAQSREECIVKMKRALSEFVVEGVKTTIPFHLALMDDEDFKAGNFTTKFLETFDFSVV, translated from the coding sequence ATGTTCAAGAAAATACTCATCGCCAACCGGGGCGAAATTGCCCTGCGCATCATCCGCACCTGCAAGGAAATGGGCATCAAAACGGTGGCCGTGTACTCGACTGCCGACAAGGAAAGCCTGCACGTGAAGTTTGCCGATGAGGCCGTGTGCATCGGGCCACCGGCTTCGAAGGACAGCTACCTGAGCATGCCCAACTTGATTGCGGCTTGCGAAATCACCAACGCCGACGCCATTCACCCCGGCTACGGCTTCCTTTCGGAAAACGCGGAATTCTCGCGCATCTGCGCCGAAAACGGCATCAAGTTCATCGGGGCCTCGCCCGAGATGATTAACAAGATGGGCGACAAGGCCACGGCCAAAGACACCATGAAGAAGGCCGGCGTACCCTGCGTGCCCGGCTCCGAAGGCCTGCTGGAAAGCGCCGAGCAAGGCCGCAAAATCGCCGCCAAAATCAAGTACCCGGTGATGCTGAAGGCCACGGCCGGCGGCGGCGGGCGCGGCATGCGCGTCATCAATTCCGACGAGGAATTCCAGAAAGCCTGGGACGACGCCCGCACCGAGTCGAAGGCCGCGTTTGGCAACGACGGGATGTATTTGGAGAAGTTTGTGGAGGAACCCCGCCACATCGAAATCCAGGTGGTGGGCGACCAGTTTGGGCACGTGTGTCACTTGTCGGAGCGCGACTGCTCCATTCAGCGCCGCCACCAGAAGCTGGTGGAAGAATCGCCCTCGCCGTTTATGACCGACGCGCTGCGTGAGAAAATGGGCGCGGCGGCCGTAAAAGGCGCCAGTAGCATCGGCTACGAGGGCGTGGGCACCATCGAGTTTCTGGTGGACAAAAACCGCGACTTCTACTTCATGGAGATGAACACCCGCATTCAGGTAGAGCACCCCGTGACGGAGGAAGTAGTGAGCTACGACCTCATCAAGGAACAAATTAAGGTGGCGGCGGGCATTCCGATTTCGGGCAAGAACTACATCCCGCAGCTCCACGCCATGGAATGCCGCATCAACGCTGAGGACCCCCGCCACAACTTCCGCCCCACCCCGGGCAAGATTACCACCCTGCACATTCCCGGCGGCCACGGCGTGCGCGTCGACACCCACGTGTACGCGGGCTACACCATCCCGCCGAACTACGACTCGATGATTGCCAAGCTCATCACCGTGGCTCAGAGCCGCGAGGAGTGCATTGTGAAAATGAAGCGTGCCCTGAGCGAGTTCGTGGTAGAAGGCGTGAAAACGACCATTCCCTTCCACCTGGCGCTGATGGATGACGAGGATTTCAAGGCCGGGAATTTCACTACGAAATTCCTGGAGACGTTCGATTTCTCGGTGGTGTAA
- a CDS encoding beta-ketoacyl-ACP synthase III, with translation MKITAAITGVGAYVPDYVLTNAELEKLVDTTDEWIMSRTGIRERRILKGTDQGTSVMGIKAVQNLLDKTGTNPADIELLICATVTPDVLFPATANIISNGVGITNAFSYDMNAACSSFLYGLATGAQFIQAGTYKKVIVVGADKMSAIVDYTDRANCILFGDGAAAVLLEPSTDGFGILDMVLRTDGSGEPYLHQKAGGSRRPPSHETIDRKEHYIYQEGATVFKFAVKSMADVAAQVMERNHLGKDDVAWLVPHQANKRIIDATANRMGVGPEKVMLNIDRYGNTTSATIPLCLADYESQLRRGDNLVLAAFGGGFTWGSIYLKWAYDGSSVAR, from the coding sequence ATGAAGATTACTGCTGCCATCACCGGCGTGGGTGCCTACGTGCCCGACTACGTACTGACCAATGCCGAGCTTGAAAAGCTAGTAGACACCACCGACGAGTGGATTATGTCGCGCACCGGTATCCGGGAGCGACGCATTCTGAAGGGAACCGACCAGGGTACGTCCGTGATGGGCATCAAAGCGGTGCAGAACCTGCTGGACAAAACCGGCACCAACCCCGCCGATATCGAGCTGCTCATCTGCGCCACCGTGACGCCCGATGTGCTGTTTCCGGCTACCGCCAACATCATTTCTAACGGTGTGGGCATCACCAATGCCTTCAGCTACGACATGAATGCGGCTTGCTCTAGTTTCCTATACGGGCTGGCGACGGGGGCTCAGTTCATTCAGGCGGGCACCTACAAAAAGGTCATCGTGGTGGGCGCCGATAAGATGTCGGCCATTGTGGACTACACCGACCGCGCCAATTGCATCCTGTTTGGCGACGGCGCCGCCGCCGTCCTGCTCGAACCCAGCACCGACGGTTTTGGCATCCTCGACATGGTGCTGCGCACCGACGGCAGCGGCGAGCCCTACCTGCACCAAAAAGCCGGTGGCAGCCGCCGCCCGCCCTCGCACGAGACCATCGACCGCAAGGAGCACTACATCTACCAGGAAGGCGCCACGGTGTTCAAGTTCGCCGTGAAGAGCATGGCCGACGTGGCCGCCCAAGTGATGGAGCGCAACCACCTCGGCAAAGACGACGTGGCCTGGCTGGTGCCCCACCAAGCCAACAAGCGCATCATCGACGCCACCGCCAACCGCATGGGCGTGGGCCCCGAGAAGGTGATGCTGAACATCGACCGCTACGGCAACACCACCAGCGCCACCATTCCGCTGTGCTTGGCCGACTACGAAAGCCAGCTGCGCCGCGGCGACAACCTGGTGCTGGCGGCCTTTGGCGGCGGTTTCACCTGGGGCTCCATCTACCTGAAATGGGCCTACGACGGCTCCTCAGTGGCTCGCTAG
- a CDS encoding Uma2 family endonuclease has protein sequence MAGGIGAAKVAPVSLDSGGRGPDFALVEQSDIRHENGRGEIFPVDGFDTPEAMAGGTKSHNRLIQNCASALRTGLAGSDCEVFAKNVKLALADANYFNYPDVVVSCDPADDAPRTVHTPTLVIEVLPKSTEARDSN, from the coding sequence ATGGCGGGCGGGATTGGCGCTGCGAAAGTAGCCCCGGTTTCGCTCGATTCAGGCGGCCGTGGTCCGGATTTCGCACTGGTAGAGCAGTCCGACATCCGGCATGAAAATGGCCGCGGCGAGATTTTTCCAGTGGACGGCTTCGACACGCCCGAGGCCATGGCGGGCGGTACCAAGAGCCACAACCGTTTGATTCAGAACTGCGCCTCCGCCCTGCGAACCGGCCTTGCAGGAAGCGACTGCGAGGTATTCGCCAAAAACGTGAAGCTGGCACTGGCGGATGCCAACTATTTTAATTACCCCGACGTGGTGGTGAGCTGCGACCCCGCCGATGACGCCCCACGCACGGTACACACCCCGACGCTGGTCATTGAAGTGCTACCGAAAAGCACCGAAGCCCGCGACAGTAATTGA
- the pdxA gene encoding 4-hydroxythreonine-4-phosphate dehydrogenase PdxA, whose product MPQNLPRLGFSVGDLAGIGPEVIYKTLLDERLLKICTPVIYGTATALFDDFPTPADSEHLQFRQLRDAADIAPGRLNAVTCWDEDFALAPGQPSAATGAAARESLLCAARDLKAGKLDAIVTAPISKDNTQADNFRYPGHTEFLTSFFAAPESLMFLVDEDAGLRIATVTGHVPLKDVPAKLTAELLRTKINLLLKSLKNDFGILKPRIAVLGLNPHAGENGLLGKEEGDLVSPVIQQFVQDGHIVLGPFPADGYFGTQQFRQFDATLALYHDQGLIPFKLMAFERGVNFTAGLPVVRTSPDHGTAYGIAGQYRADESSFRAAVYLACDVWKQRWENAQPRSAR is encoded by the coding sequence ATGCCCCAAAACCTCCCTCGCCTCGGCTTCTCGGTGGGCGACCTCGCCGGTATCGGCCCCGAAGTCATCTACAAAACGCTGCTTGATGAGCGCCTGCTGAAAATCTGCACGCCGGTCATCTACGGCACGGCCACGGCGCTGTTCGACGACTTCCCCACCCCGGCCGATTCCGAGCACCTGCAATTTCGCCAGCTGCGCGACGCAGCCGACATTGCCCCCGGCCGCCTCAACGCCGTGACCTGCTGGGACGAGGATTTTGCCCTCGCGCCCGGGCAGCCCTCTGCCGCCACCGGCGCCGCGGCCCGCGAAAGCCTGCTTTGCGCCGCCCGCGACCTCAAAGCTGGCAAGCTCGATGCCATCGTCACGGCCCCCATCAGCAAGGACAACACCCAGGCCGACAACTTCCGCTACCCCGGCCACACCGAGTTTCTCACCAGCTTCTTCGCGGCGCCTGAGAGCCTGATGTTTCTGGTGGACGAGGACGCCGGGTTGCGCATTGCCACCGTCACCGGCCACGTGCCGCTGAAGGACGTGCCGGCCAAGCTCACGGCCGAGCTGTTGCGCACCAAAATTAACCTGCTGCTCAAGTCGCTGAAAAATGACTTTGGCATCCTCAAACCGCGCATTGCTGTGCTCGGTCTCAACCCCCACGCCGGCGAAAACGGCCTGCTGGGCAAGGAAGAAGGCGACTTGGTTTCGCCCGTCATCCAGCAGTTCGTGCAGGACGGGCACATCGTGCTGGGCCCCTTCCCGGCCGACGGCTACTTCGGCACCCAGCAGTTCCGGCAGTTCGACGCCACGCTGGCGCTTTACCACGACCAGGGCCTGATTCCCTTCAAGCTCATGGCCTTCGAGCGCGGTGTGAACTTCACGGCCGGCCTGCCCGTGGTGCGCACCTCGCCCGACCACGGCACCGCTTATGGCATCGCCGGCCAGTACCGGGCCGATGAATCGTCGTTTCGGGCGGCCGTGTACCTGGCCTGCGACGTTTGGAAACAACGTTGGGAAAATGCACAGCCACGTTCGGCTCGCTAA
- a CDS encoding dihydrolipoamide acetyltransferase family protein: MARVEMTMPKMGESIMEGTVLKWLKQVGDTIEQDESVLEVATDKVDTEVPAIYAGVLQEILVQEGQVVAVGAPIAVVETEAANAGASAPASAPAAASNGSAPDAGVAEVPYLPSNDAAPVTQPALNGAEHQPGRFLSPLVLSIAREEGVSMADLEYLPGTGKENRVTKKDILDYVSAGKPALGPKAATAAAPATAAPVAQPQAAAPQPAPAAAPAPASQAAASKPAPSVSGGQELIEMDRMRKMIAQRMVDSKRISPHVTSFVEADVTDIVNWRNKHKDAYKKREGENLTFTPIFIQAVARAIQDFPNINVSVDGDYIIKKRDINIGVAVALPSGNLIVPVIHNADQLNLNGLTKKVNDLAGRARINKLTPADLEGGTYTLSNVGSFGNVMGTPIIMQPQVAIMAVGAIKKKPAVIETPQGDLIGIRHFMFLSHSYDHRVVDGSLGGMFVRRVADYLEQFDPNTAI, translated from the coding sequence ATGGCACGAGTGGAAATGACGATGCCCAAAATGGGCGAATCCATTATGGAAGGCACCGTCCTGAAATGGCTCAAGCAAGTCGGCGACACGATTGAACAAGACGAATCAGTGCTGGAAGTGGCCACCGACAAAGTGGATACCGAAGTGCCCGCCATCTACGCCGGCGTATTGCAGGAAATACTGGTGCAGGAAGGCCAGGTAGTGGCCGTGGGCGCCCCCATCGCCGTGGTCGAAACCGAGGCAGCCAACGCGGGTGCTTCGGCCCCGGCCAGCGCCCCCGCCGCTGCCAGCAACGGCAGCGCTCCCGACGCCGGCGTGGCCGAAGTGCCTTATTTGCCCAGCAACGATGCTGCCCCGGTTACCCAACCGGCCTTGAATGGCGCCGAGCACCAGCCCGGGCGCTTCCTCTCGCCGCTCGTGCTCAGCATTGCCCGCGAAGAAGGCGTGAGCATGGCCGACCTCGAATACCTGCCCGGCACCGGCAAGGAAAACCGCGTGACCAAGAAGGACATTCTGGATTACGTGTCTGCCGGCAAGCCCGCCCTCGGTCCGAAAGCGGCCACTGCGGCGGCTCCCGCCACGGCGGCCCCGGTCGCTCAGCCGCAAGCGGCCGCGCCTCAGCCAGCACCTGCCGCGGCACCAGCGCCCGCGTCGCAAGCCGCTGCCAGCAAGCCCGCCCCGAGCGTGAGCGGTGGCCAGGAGCTCATCGAGATGGACCGCATGCGCAAGATGATTGCTCAGCGCATGGTGGACTCGAAGCGCATTTCGCCCCACGTCACCAGCTTCGTGGAAGCCGACGTGACCGACATCGTGAACTGGCGCAACAAGCACAAGGATGCCTACAAGAAGCGCGAGGGCGAAAACCTCACCTTCACGCCCATTTTCATCCAGGCCGTGGCTCGCGCCATTCAGGATTTCCCGAACATCAACGTGTCGGTGGATGGCGACTACATCATCAAGAAGCGCGACATCAACATCGGCGTGGCCGTGGCCCTGCCCTCGGGCAACCTGATTGTGCCCGTCATTCACAACGCCGACCAGCTCAACCTCAATGGCCTCACCAAGAAGGTGAACGACCTCGCGGGCCGCGCCCGCATCAACAAGCTCACCCCCGCCGACCTCGAAGGTGGCACCTACACGCTGAGCAACGTGGGCTCGTTCGGCAACGTGATGGGCACGCCCATCATCATGCAACCGCAGGTGGCCATCATGGCCGTGGGCGCCATTAAGAAGAAGCCCGCTGTGATTGAAACGCCGCAGGGCGACCTCATCGGCATCCGCCACTTCATGTTCCTGAGCCACAGCTACGACCACCGTGTGGTGGACGGCTCGCTCGGCGGTATGTTCGTGCGCCGCGTGGCCGACTACCTGGAGCAGTTCGACCCGAATACGGCGATTTAA
- the rpmF gene encoding 50S ribosomal protein L32 — protein MAHPKRRTSSAVRDKRRTHYKLTPKAVTLCPNTGELHLRHKAYVVDGDLYHNGQLAIKNYTKTSAAPAADATGDDE, from the coding sequence ATGGCCCATCCTAAGCGCCGCACCTCTTCCGCCGTTCGCGATAAGCGTCGTACCCACTACAAGCTGACCCCTAAGGCCGTGACCCTCTGCCCCAACACGGGCGAGCTGCACCTGCGCCACAAGGCCTATGTGGTAGACGGCGACCTGTACCACAACGGCCAGCTGGCCATCAAAAACTACACGAAAACCAGCGCTGCACCTGCGGCTGATGCCACTGGCGACGACGAATAG